A genome region from Pseudanabaena sp. Chao 1811 includes the following:
- a CDS encoding NAD(+) kinase — MKIRKAIIAYKSGSQIGKMWAERCSCELEELGVKVLIGPTGATDNPYPVFLESMHQEIDLAVVLGGDGATLGAARYLARLQVPILAINVGGHLGFLTHSIEECGNTKEIWERLLSDRFAIERRMMLEARVINVDEGLGSRMGQPCGPFLCLNEMCVKPASPDRMVTASLELEIDGEVVDQYHGDGLIVATPTGSTSYTVAANGPIVHSGMHAIAITPICPLSLSSRAIVIPPKLTVSIWSLTTDDFSLKLWTDGVIATSVFPGQRVDIRMSDCQAQFIVLREEYSYYQALRQKLLWTGARVRYPNQYRP; from the coding sequence GTGAAGATTCGTAAAGCAATAATCGCCTATAAGTCGGGTAGTCAAATTGGCAAAATGTGGGCAGAGCGATGTAGCTGTGAGCTAGAAGAACTTGGAGTCAAAGTCTTAATTGGTCCAACGGGAGCTACCGATAATCCCTATCCTGTGTTTCTAGAATCCATGCACCAAGAAATTGATCTAGCCGTTGTCTTAGGTGGCGATGGGGCAACTTTGGGGGCGGCGAGATATTTGGCAAGATTGCAAGTACCAATTTTAGCGATTAATGTCGGTGGACATCTAGGCTTTCTGACCCACTCGATCGAGGAATGTGGCAATACTAAGGAAATCTGGGAAAGGCTATTATCAGATCGCTTTGCGATCGAGCGGCGGATGATGCTCGAAGCGCGGGTCATCAATGTTGATGAAGGTTTAGGGAGCAGAATGGGGCAGCCCTGCGGTCCTTTTTTGTGTCTCAATGAAATGTGTGTTAAGCCTGCCTCTCCCGATCGCATGGTGACAGCATCTTTAGAACTAGAGATCGATGGTGAAGTGGTCGATCAATATCATGGTGATGGGCTGATTGTGGCAACACCCACAGGCTCGACCTCCTACACGGTGGCGGCAAATGGTCCCATTGTGCATTCAGGAATGCACGCGATCGCGATTACACCAATTTGTCCCTTGAGCCTATCGAGTCGGGCGATCGTGATTCCGCCAAAACTAACGGTGAGCATTTGGTCACTGACTACCGATGACTTTAGTTTGAAATTATGGACAGACGGAGTGATCGCTACTTCAGTGTTCCCCGGGCAGAGAGTTGATATTCGGATGTCAGATTGTCAGGCGCAGTTTATCGTTTTACGTGAAGAATATTCCTATTATCAAGCGCTACGTCAAAAGCTTTTATGGACAGGGGCAAGGGTTCGTTATCCCAATCAATATAGACCATAA
- a CDS encoding BrnT family toxin — translation MSELAFDWDDLKARVNEQKHGVSFEEAQTVFYDENARLRYDSEHSLNEERYILLGISSSLHLVVVCHVYREEDGIIRIISARKATKQEVQQYRRFSL, via the coding sequence ATGAGTGAGTTAGCATTCGACTGGGATGATCTAAAAGCCAGAGTCAACGAACAAAAACATGGAGTTTCGTTTGAAGAAGCACAAACTGTGTTTTATGACGAAAATGCGCGTTTACGATATGACTCAGAGCATTCTCTAAATGAAGAAAGATACATCCTCTTAGGTATTAGCAGTTCACTGCATCTTGTGGTTGTATGTCATGTTTATAGAGAAGAAGATGGCATCATTAGGATTATTTCAGCTCGTAAAGCAACTAAGCAAGAGGTTCAACAATATCGTAGGTTTTCCTTATGA
- a CDS encoding DUF1517 domain-containing protein, translated as MRKPSFHFLATTLLTFATIQAIALGYSDRQLNTLLQQDQQAYARSSAGRSSGGSFTRSAPSSSSSKPSSSSSTSKTSSPNNSSSSSSPSSPSSSPDKDSFSSNQRPSSGNTIVAPVIIDNGYSRPNYSNSNSYSSYNSSSSGTPWYVWLILLLIGGTITYFIIRALFFGSKPNVAKELENDTVTVTKLQVALLSQAREVQSRLTELSLEVDTDTSEGLLTLLQESALALIRTPENWTHVCSSSQSVKRDQAEGIFQKLSLAERSKFSHESLVNVGGRVSQRQAPIASPDKDPSAYIVVTLLIGTEHDKPLFGEIRNTQELRTALEAIASMPASHLLVFELLWSPQADSDSLTYDELLTEYTDMIQI; from the coding sequence ATGCGTAAGCCCAGCTTCCATTTTTTAGCTACTACATTACTGACATTTGCGACAATTCAGGCGATCGCTCTGGGGTATAGCGATCGCCAGCTAAATACATTGCTTCAGCAAGATCAACAAGCCTACGCTAGAAGTAGTGCGGGACGCAGCAGTGGCGGATCTTTTACTCGTTCAGCACCCTCAAGTTCTAGTAGCAAACCTTCCAGTTCTAGCAGCACATCTAAAACTTCCAGTCCCAACAATTCATCTAGTTCATCATCGCCATCAAGCCCCAGCAGTTCACCTGATAAAGATTCCTTTAGCTCCAATCAGCGACCATCATCAGGTAATACCATCGTTGCTCCTGTAATTATTGATAATGGTTATTCTCGTCCTAACTATTCCAACTCTAATTCCTACTCGTCATATAACTCTAGTTCATCTGGCACGCCTTGGTATGTCTGGCTAATTCTGTTACTAATTGGCGGTACGATTACTTACTTTATTATTCGAGCGCTATTTTTTGGATCTAAGCCTAATGTTGCCAAAGAGTTAGAGAATGACACTGTTACCGTTACTAAGCTCCAAGTGGCGCTCCTGTCTCAAGCGCGTGAAGTCCAATCTCGGTTAACTGAGTTAAGCCTAGAAGTGGATACGGATACTTCCGAAGGCTTACTGACTCTATTACAAGAATCTGCCCTCGCATTGATTCGCACTCCCGAAAATTGGACTCATGTTTGCAGTAGTTCTCAATCGGTAAAGCGTGATCAGGCTGAAGGGATTTTTCAAAAACTTTCCCTCGCCGAACGTAGTAAATTTAGTCACGAATCTTTAGTCAATGTCGGTGGTAGAGTTTCTCAACGCCAAGCACCGATCGCTTCACCTGATAAAGACCCATCGGCATATATTGTGGTCACTTTGCTGATCGGCACAGAGCATGACAAGCCACTCTTTGGCGAAATTAGAAATACTCAAGAGCTACGCACCGCTTTAGAAGCGATCGCTTCTATGCCTGCAAGTCATTTATTAGTATTTGAGCTGCTCTGGTCTCCCCAAGCAGATTCCGATAGTCTCACCTACGACGAGCTACTCACCGAGTACACCGACATGATCCAAATTTAG
- a CDS encoding MlaE family lipid ABC transporter permease subunit, whose protein sequence is MGNFGSWLIKVGQSCLLIGQIITHILIYRRFHWRNTIEQMSIVGTESLLITLITASFVGAVFTIQVAREFINFGAQQAIGGILAIALARELIPVLTAVIIAGRIGSAFAAEIGTMQVTEQIDALYMLRTNPIDYLATPRAIACLLMLPILTILGFLTGMAGGLFLSQAMYAISPTMFLNSVQNLLKPWDLIAALIKSSIFGVLIATIGTTWGLTTTGGAKGVGESTTTAVVTALLSIFISNFFLSWLFFQGIGSSLTAR, encoded by the coding sequence ATGGGAAATTTTGGTAGCTGGCTAATTAAAGTGGGGCAAAGTTGTCTCCTGATCGGACAAATCATTACCCATATTTTGATCTATCGACGTTTCCATTGGCGCAATACAATTGAGCAAATGTCCATAGTTGGCACAGAATCACTGCTGATTACCTTGATTACGGCTTCCTTTGTTGGTGCTGTATTTACGATTCAAGTAGCGCGAGAATTTATTAACTTTGGCGCTCAACAGGCGATCGGAGGAATTTTGGCGATCGCTTTAGCCCGTGAGTTAATTCCTGTATTAACAGCCGTAATTATTGCAGGTCGGATTGGTTCAGCTTTTGCAGCGGAAATTGGCACGATGCAGGTAACTGAGCAAATTGATGCGCTCTATATGCTACGCACCAATCCCATTGATTATTTGGCGACTCCCCGTGCGATCGCCTGTTTGCTAATGCTGCCAATCTTGACAATTTTAGGCTTTTTAACAGGTATGGCGGGCGGATTGTTTCTCTCGCAAGCGATGTATGCCATTTCCCCAACGATGTTTCTCAATTCTGTTCAGAACTTACTCAAGCCTTGGGACTTAATCGCTGCCCTCATCAAATCCAGTATCTTTGGTGTCCTAATTGCTACGATTGGTACAACATGGGGATTAACGACTACAGGTGGGGCAAAGGGTGTCGGTGAGTCTACCACCACTGCTGTCGTTACGGCTCTACTTTCTATCTTTATTAGTAACTTCTTTCTATCATGGTTATTTTTCCAAGGTATTGGCTCTAGCTTAACCGCAAGATAG
- a CDS encoding FHA domain-containing protein: protein MQIFVQLSWLEINTNQQQSLQLSLPIAIGKEQTSLPNDLDGNQVSPLVLSDRSVSRYHALLVFEQGNVVVIDQNSTNGILVNGALIEQGMGLRRVLASGDRLTIGRYEIAIAFDLPSTSQTIITGSPHNSSSNTVKLSSSVPTILFHPETGLLQSEASPASSQPVNTGQSLESTQTFPPDFFQLPNVEVQSLYSLGLPVHETTYGALGGGLGSYIWTDYLRIFGVGADQIVALGLEPQPYARYKRLCLNSQIPLHERLRSNSDSCPDNIWGFPSYAWREAWHDFTHCKVDTALRYLWQVFAEPDLAETYTPRSGNVFDSIDREASRIGWDKIYRYGRVRSLRKTTDGRYAIAYSLGRGNHAFLVAKYLHLAMGYAAIQFLPDLQAYRSETEDFRAVVNGYEEHEHIYEHLQNHGGTVLIRGRGIVASRIVQRIYEVRQRSPQQKINLLHLMRSPKAQGNSYGRARRTVENHYEFQPFNWPKACWGGDLRAVLEEADPQTRQALLKDWGGTTTADRHDWKRIVQTGLNEGWYQITFGDVEKVEQLSDRRTATYIRPRQMEGVLQLTADFIIDATGLDAKVQTNPLFADLLDCYNIPINALGRLSVTNDFEIAELRNNEGRVYAAGAATLGGPYAAVDSFLGLQFAALRSVDSLVKAHAPQLQHLNGWSSVAQWFKWVRNQSP from the coding sequence ATGCAAATTTTTGTTCAGTTAAGTTGGCTGGAAATCAATACGAATCAGCAGCAGAGCTTACAGTTGAGTTTACCGATCGCGATTGGCAAGGAGCAAACTTCTTTACCAAATGACCTTGATGGAAATCAGGTATCGCCATTAGTGCTAAGCGATCGCTCGGTGTCGCGATATCATGCTTTGCTGGTATTCGAGCAGGGTAACGTAGTAGTAATTGATCAAAATAGTACCAATGGGATTTTGGTAAATGGGGCATTAATTGAACAGGGGATGGGATTACGGAGAGTGCTAGCGAGTGGAGATCGCTTAACGATTGGACGCTATGAAATTGCGATCGCCTTTGATTTGCCATCAACGAGTCAAACGATTATTACGGGATCGCCCCATAATTCATCAAGTAATACCGTTAAGCTCTCTTCTTCTGTTCCGACAATTCTCTTTCATCCTGAAACGGGATTGCTCCAGTCCGAGGCAAGTCCAGCTAGTTCACAGCCTGTTAATACTGGACAAAGCCTAGAATCTACTCAAACATTCCCTCCCGATTTCTTTCAATTACCGAATGTAGAAGTTCAATCTTTGTATAGTTTGGGGCTACCAGTACATGAGACAACCTACGGAGCGCTCGGTGGCGGATTAGGAAGTTATATCTGGACTGACTATTTGCGGATTTTTGGTGTGGGGGCGGATCAGATTGTTGCCCTTGGTTTGGAGCCACAACCCTATGCTCGATATAAGAGACTCTGCCTTAATTCGCAAATTCCTTTACATGAAAGACTGCGCTCTAATTCCGATTCCTGTCCCGATAATATTTGGGGATTTCCTAGTTACGCATGGAGAGAGGCATGGCATGACTTCACTCACTGTAAGGTTGACACAGCTTTGAGATATCTCTGGCAAGTCTTTGCTGAGCCTGATTTAGCCGAAACCTATACACCGCGATCAGGCAATGTGTTTGATTCCATCGATCGCGAAGCGAGCCGTATTGGGTGGGACAAAATCTATCGCTATGGAAGAGTACGTTCCCTTCGCAAAACTACCGATGGACGCTATGCGATCGCCTATTCTCTAGGACGTGGGAATCATGCTTTTTTAGTCGCCAAATATCTCCATTTGGCGATGGGCTATGCGGCGATTCAGTTTTTGCCAGATTTACAAGCCTATCGCAGTGAAACCGAGGATTTCCGAGCGGTGGTAAATGGCTATGAGGAACATGAGCATATTTACGAGCATTTACAAAATCATGGTGGTACGGTGTTGATTCGTGGACGTGGCATAGTCGCTTCGCGGATTGTGCAGCGTATTTATGAAGTACGACAGCGATCACCACAGCAAAAAATTAATCTCTTACATTTAATGCGATCGCCCAAAGCCCAAGGCAATAGCTACGGACGCGCCCGCCGCACCGTGGAAAATCATTACGAATTTCAGCCCTTCAACTGGCCCAAAGCTTGTTGGGGTGGAGATTTACGCGCAGTGTTGGAAGAAGCTGATCCACAGACAAGGCAAGCTTTGCTCAAGGATTGGGGTGGAACGACGACAGCCGATCGCCATGACTGGAAAAGGATCGTGCAAACAGGGCTGAATGAGGGTTGGTATCAGATTACCTTTGGTGATGTGGAGAAGGTGGAACAACTGAGCGATCGCCGTACAGCCACCTACATTCGTCCGCGTCAAATGGAAGGAGTCTTGCAATTAACGGCAGATTTTATTATTGATGCGACGGGTTTAGATGCGAAGGTGCAGACTAATCCTCTATTCGCTGATTTACTCGATTGCTATAACATTCCTATCAATGCTTTGGGACGATTGAGTGTGACTAATGATTTTGAAATTGCGGAATTGCGGAATAACGAAGGAAGGGTATATGCCGCAGGAGCCGCAACTTTAGGAGGTCCCTATGCGGCTGTTGATAGCTTCTTGGGTTTACAGTTTGCAGCTTTGCGATCGGTTGATAGTTTGGTAAAAGCTCACGCTCCCCAGTTACAGCATCTCAATGGATGGAGTTCTGTGGCGCAGTGGTTTAAATGGGTGAGAAATCAGTCACCCTAA
- the lepB gene encoding signal peptidase I, with protein sequence MSSDNSSDRTDKSPVTPPSDPKQIPPVQERSFKTILADNLPTVAVAILLAVGVRIFVAEPRFIPSSSMEPTLLIDDRLIIDKLSFRWRKPERGEIVVFNPPNNPVVPDATKVYIKRVIGLPGDRISIHDGKVFINDAPLNEPYIAAPPNYTLPTQDDALCPNCFRPDNVQAGKDHPFFTVPNGKYWVMGDNRNNSLDSHAWGFMPEENLVGRAMFRYWPLDSRAGNLSVPKY encoded by the coding sequence ATGTCATCTGATAATTCTAGCGATCGCACTGATAAGTCTCCAGTCACACCGCCTTCTGATCCCAAGCAAATTCCACCTGTTCAAGAACGTTCGTTTAAAACGATCTTGGCTGATAATTTGCCAACTGTGGCAGTAGCGATCCTCTTAGCAGTTGGGGTACGGATATTTGTGGCAGAACCACGGTTTATCCCCTCTAGCTCTATGGAGCCCACCTTATTAATTGACGATCGCCTAATTATTGATAAATTGTCCTTTCGTTGGCGCAAACCCGAACGTGGCGAAATAGTGGTATTTAATCCACCCAATAATCCTGTAGTTCCCGATGCTACTAAGGTCTATATCAAGCGCGTGATTGGTTTACCTGGCGATCGCATTAGTATCCATGATGGCAAGGTATTTATTAATGATGCTCCTTTAAATGAGCCATACATCGCTGCCCCACCAAACTATACTTTGCCCACCCAAGACGATGCGCTGTGTCCCAACTGCTTTCGTCCCGATAATGTCCAAGCTGGTAAGGATCATCCCTTTTTCACAGTTCCTAATGGTAAGTATTGGGTAATGGGTGATAACCGCAACAACAGTTTGGATTCCCACGCATGGGGATTTATGCCAGAAGAAAATCTTGTCGGACGTGCGATGTTCCGCTATTGGCCCCTTGATAGCCGTGCTGGTAACTTAAGCGTTCCTAAATATTAA
- a CDS encoding FHA domain-containing protein: MSELTLAWVEAGLTKKYKIGLTMVRVGRDPARCDLVLSDPTVSGLHVVIYFDPQKRKFWLRNMRESNPPVVDGKRLVQGEIELQQNSAIALGHQILQITEIVTQSPQKSVPTPHNNPEQAYGLQCPNLKCAKISSYDKITLVCPWCGTSLAGAASSILPLA, from the coding sequence ATGTCTGAATTAACACTGGCTTGGGTGGAAGCTGGCCTTACTAAAAAATATAAAATTGGTCTCACGATGGTGCGGGTTGGGCGTGACCCTGCAAGGTGTGATTTAGTTTTATCAGATCCCACAGTGTCAGGCTTGCATGTGGTGATTTATTTTGACCCGCAGAAGCGAAAATTTTGGCTTAGGAATATGCGTGAATCCAATCCGCCAGTCGTTGACGGTAAGCGGTTAGTGCAGGGAGAAATCGAACTTCAGCAAAATAGTGCGATCGCATTGGGACATCAAATTTTGCAAATTACGGAAATCGTCACTCAATCTCCCCAAAAATCTGTACCAACTCCTCATAACAATCCCGAGCAAGCCTATGGATTGCAATGTCCAAATCTCAAATGCGCTAAGATTTCGAGCTATGACAAGATAACCCTCGTATGTCCTTGGTGTGGTACTTCCTTAGCTGGCGCTGCCAGTAGTATTTTGCCTCTTGCTTAG
- a CDS encoding abortive infection family protein: MTESQEKYSLTSNRIQCGHCAIKSLMRIICEGEESYIVGDEEYGGDDIYYKWQILKCLACSRINILQYSSSSLWEYTLDGETFIRPTNTDILYPHQISEKPLELKISNEVIERAIADVEVLILSRGAVSGVDRIHTALHGYLRAICIRENLVYNKDDSIVKLFKLLRQQHPKLQSTRTQDIDRLLQSFAGILDSLNPIRNHASMAHPNENVLEKDEALFFINVVRTLLRYIDGKLI; the protein is encoded by the coding sequence TTGACAGAATCCCAAGAGAAGTACAGTCTTACTTCTAACAGAATTCAGTGTGGGCATTGTGCTATCAAGTCACTAATGAGGATTATTTGTGAAGGCGAAGAATCCTACATTGTTGGTGATGAAGAATATGGTGGAGATGATATTTATTATAAGTGGCAAATCTTGAAATGCCTTGCTTGTTCACGAATAAATATTCTTCAGTACTCATCATCATCTCTGTGGGAATATACGCTAGACGGTGAAACATTTATACGTCCTACCAATACTGATATTTTGTATCCTCATCAGATTAGTGAAAAGCCGCTTGAACTGAAAATTAGTAACGAAGTAATAGAGCGAGCAATTGCTGACGTAGAAGTTCTAATTTTATCTAGAGGTGCAGTTAGTGGAGTTGATCGAATACATACTGCTCTTCATGGTTATCTACGTGCAATATGTATTAGAGAAAATCTTGTGTATAACAAAGATGACAGCATAGTTAAGCTATTCAAGTTACTGCGTCAGCAACATCCAAAACTGCAAAGTACTCGCACACAAGACATTGATCGTCTCCTTCAATCATTTGCTGGTATTTTAGATTCACTCAATCCAATAAGAAATCATGCAAGCATGGCACATCCCAACGAAAATGTTCTAGAGAAAGATGAAGCTTTGTTTTTCATCAATGTAGTTCGTACATTACTCCGTTACATTGATGGGAAGTTGATATAG
- the ruvA gene encoding Holliday junction branch migration protein RuvA, producing MIGFLRGAIAACKAADSSRKNTPTYWLTLDVQGVGYDIQITASAAGKLPPVGEETQVFTHLLVREDQMILFGFPTLAERELFRQLISVSGIGTQVGLALLNSLGIQDLVKAIVSGNTRVLSLTPGVGTKTAERLALELKTKLADGRLAQVGSTRSPSSILSVALQEELEMTLLALGYTPTEISNALKAIASLPILARTQDIEAWIKEAIAWLSR from the coding sequence ATGATTGGTTTTTTACGTGGTGCGATCGCTGCCTGCAAAGCTGCTGACAGTTCTCGAAAAAATACGCCTACCTATTGGCTAACCCTCGATGTGCAGGGTGTTGGTTACGATATTCAAATTACGGCTAGTGCGGCGGGTAAGTTACCGCCTGTAGGCGAAGAAACACAGGTATTCACCCATTTGCTTGTCCGAGAGGATCAAATGATTCTGTTTGGATTTCCCACTCTCGCCGAGCGTGAGCTATTTCGCCAATTAATCAGTGTTTCAGGGATTGGCACACAAGTGGGCTTAGCTCTATTAAATAGTTTAGGAATTCAAGATCTGGTTAAAGCGATCGTTTCGGGCAATACCAGAGTGTTAAGTTTAACTCCGGGAGTGGGGACTAAGACTGCGGAAAGACTTGCATTAGAACTAAAAACGAAACTTGCGGATGGTCGCCTAGCTCAGGTTGGCTCAACGCGATCGCCAAGCAGTATTTTAAGTGTGGCGCTCCAAGAAGAATTAGAGATGACTTTGCTAGCTCTCGGTTATACGCCTACGGAAATTAGCAATGCGCTCAAGGCGATCGCCAGTTTACCAATTCTTGCGAGAACACAAGATATCGAAGCATGGATTAAAGAAGCGATCGCATGGCTATCTCGCTAA
- a CDS encoding ion transporter: MLRQKISFYLDDLATPIGKLINIAIAFLVLASATSFVAQTYPIPDVTRYHLNLLDDIILGIFVFEYFLRLWCAEEKLKYLFSLYAIVDLLAILPFFLGAIDVAFIRLLRWFRILRLIRLVESRSLFVNKTEDIAILLRILFTLFAIVFVFSGLIYQIEHPTNPKFHNFLDAFYFSIFTMTTVGYSDVMPKSDAGKLTTVIMVLTGIALIPVQLGELFKRLIKTANQSDRIGEMKDITCSGCGLSLHDADAQFCKVCGTKI; encoded by the coding sequence ATGCTAAGACAGAAAATCAGCTTTTATCTTGATGACCTTGCCACACCGATTGGCAAATTAATTAATATTGCGATCGCTTTCCTCGTTCTTGCCTCCGCCACCAGCTTTGTCGCTCAAACTTACCCAATTCCTGATGTTACGCGCTATCACCTCAATTTACTAGATGACATCATTCTGGGGATATTTGTATTTGAATATTTTCTGCGTCTATGGTGCGCTGAGGAAAAGCTGAAATATTTATTTAGCCTCTATGCAATTGTCGATCTTTTAGCGATTTTGCCATTCTTTTTAGGCGCGATCGATGTAGCATTCATTCGGCTTCTGCGGTGGTTTCGGATTTTGCGTCTCATTCGCTTAGTGGAATCGCGATCGCTATTTGTCAACAAGACCGAAGATATCGCGATTTTATTGAGAATACTGTTTACGCTATTTGCGATCGTCTTTGTCTTTTCAGGATTGATTTACCAGATCGAACATCCGACTAATCCCAAATTTCATAATTTCCTTGATGCCTTCTATTTTTCCATTTTTACAATGACAACCGTGGGCTATAGCGATGTGATGCCCAAATCTGATGCAGGAAAATTGACAACTGTAATCATGGTGCTTACGGGGATTGCCCTCATTCCTGTACAGTTAGGGGAACTGTTTAAGCGCTTGATTAAAACTGCTAATCAAAGTGATCGTATTGGTGAAATGAAGGATATTACCTGCTCTGGTTGTGGCTTATCTTTACATGATGCCGACGCTCAGTTTTGCAAGGTATGTGGGACTAAGATTTAA
- the lepB gene encoding signal peptidase I produces MSTENKLDSQVTVKPWWQQHGETIRIFAVALVIAIFLRTFIVEPRFIPSGSMEPTLQVGDRILVDKISQRWQEPQYGDILIFYPPATPATSDTSKAYIKRLIGVEGDRIAVKNGKVYRNDQALDESYIAETPKYTMREVVVPKGHYWMMGDNRNHSNDSHIWGFLPKENVIGKATIRFFPFGDRLGVITTAK; encoded by the coding sequence ATGTCCACAGAAAATAAGCTCGATTCGCAAGTGACCGTCAAACCTTGGTGGCAACAACATGGTGAAACGATTCGGATTTTTGCTGTTGCCCTTGTGATCGCTATTTTCCTACGCACGTTTATTGTGGAGCCACGCTTCATTCCCTCTGGCTCGATGGAGCCTACTTTGCAAGTGGGCGATCGCATTTTAGTAGACAAAATTTCCCAGCGTTGGCAAGAACCTCAATACGGCGATATTTTAATTTTCTATCCGCCTGCTACGCCTGCAACCAGTGATACGAGTAAGGCTTATATTAAGCGATTGATTGGTGTAGAAGGAGATCGCATTGCAGTTAAAAATGGCAAGGTCTATCGCAATGATCAAGCACTTGATGAATCCTATATTGCAGAAACTCCAAAATATACAATGCGCGAAGTGGTCGTTCCCAAAGGTCATTACTGGATGATGGGCGACAATCGCAATCATAGTAATGATTCGCATATTTGGGGATTTCTGCCAAAAGAGAATGTCATCGGTAAAGCAACTATTAGGTTTTTCCCTTTTGGCGATCGTTTAGGCGTTATTACAACTGCTAAATAA
- a CDS encoding DUF3177 family protein: MDATLIRQLVWLDYRLALLFVVFVPFGLLCWAFRSDSEAVKRSLLLYWRVASLFLITIYLAIGSLPISFISGIVAEILIVLALWFWQDLNEDIEASRQSLRPVYLGWRWATTIYCGVSIVLRALFANCAFTSIDKLSDTCKIWFEPPLSFSATFHHGMPVENLAFFGAVGGIVYGLYLFSFLAFSLPKTGRIAFRD, translated from the coding sequence ATGGATGCAACCCTTATTCGTCAACTTGTATGGCTAGACTATCGATTAGCTCTGCTATTTGTTGTTTTTGTCCCTTTTGGATTGTTATGTTGGGCTTTTCGCAGTGACAGTGAGGCAGTAAAGCGATCGCTACTTTTATATTGGCGTGTGGCTAGCCTCTTTCTCATTACGATCTACTTAGCGATCGGTAGTTTACCAATATCCTTTATTTCAGGTATCGTTGCCGAGATTCTCATTGTCTTAGCACTGTGGTTTTGGCAAGATCTTAATGAAGATATTGAAGCTTCTCGCCAAAGTCTGAGACCAGTTTATTTAGGATGGCGTTGGGCAACCACTATTTATTGTGGTGTAAGTATTGTATTAAGGGCATTATTTGCTAACTGTGCCTTTACCTCAATTGATAAACTTAGCGATACTTGCAAAATTTGGTTCGAGCCACCTCTAAGTTTTAGCGCTACATTTCATCATGGAATGCCTGTAGAAAACTTGGCATTTTTTGGAGCAGTTGGGGGCATTGTTTATGGTCTATACCTATTCTCCTTTCTCGCCTTTAGTCTGCCCAAAACAGGCAGAATCGCATTTCGTGACTAA
- a CDS encoding BrnA antitoxin family protein, whose translation MKDEYDFSDSVQNPYFKKLKKQMTIRLEEEVVDYFKDLSEEVGIPYQSLINLYLRDCMRSQKKLSLEWV comes from the coding sequence ATGAAAGATGAATACGATTTCTCTGATTCTGTGCAGAATCCATACTTTAAGAAACTGAAGAAGCAGATGACAATTCGGCTTGAAGAGGAAGTGGTAGATTATTTTAAGGATCTATCTGAAGAAGTGGGAATTCCTTATCAGAGTCTCATCAATCTGTACCTTCGTGACTGTATGCGATCGCAGAAAAAGTTATCGCTAGAATGGGTCTAA